The Pirellulimonas nuda genome includes a region encoding these proteins:
- a CDS encoding thiamine phosphate synthase → MSQNPAKQAPAEQTPGKPFRGHDAWRIVDSSRNRANEGLRVVEDFLRFVLDDPHLTSLAKQLRHDLQSACQELPSQSLVAMRDTQGDVGVSIATDSEQRRDDPLHVCQASLKRVEQSLRSLEEYGKLLSPLFASRVEALRYRCYTLEKAIGHTRGALQRLGRVRLCVLVDGGPTPQGFADLVDALARAGVDALQLRDKRLSGHALVERARTLVRIAKPLGVLAIVNDRPDVAAVAGADGVHVGQDDLAVSDARRIVGPDALIGVSTHSLAQAGQAVRDGADYLGAGPTFASRTKAFDGLAGLGYLREVSQQVRLPTFAIGGIDADNLPEVLAAGATRIAVGAAVTAAPDPAGSVLALKRLLSPPSVPASSSPTP, encoded by the coding sequence ATGAGCCAGAATCCGGCCAAACAGGCCCCGGCCGAACAGACCCCGGGCAAGCCCTTTCGGGGACACGACGCTTGGCGCATCGTCGACTCGTCCCGCAATCGGGCCAATGAGGGGCTGCGGGTTGTCGAGGACTTCCTGCGGTTTGTGCTGGACGACCCCCACCTCACCTCCCTCGCCAAGCAGCTTCGTCACGACCTGCAGTCGGCTTGCCAGGAGCTTCCGAGCCAATCCCTTGTGGCGATGCGAGACACCCAGGGGGACGTGGGGGTCTCCATTGCGACCGATAGCGAGCAACGCCGCGACGATCCGCTGCACGTCTGCCAGGCGAGCCTCAAGCGGGTCGAGCAGTCGCTGCGTTCGCTGGAAGAGTACGGAAAACTGCTATCACCCCTGTTTGCATCGCGGGTCGAAGCGCTCCGCTATCGGTGCTACACGCTCGAAAAGGCGATCGGCCACACCCGCGGCGCCCTCCAAAGACTAGGTCGCGTGCGGCTCTGCGTGTTGGTCGATGGCGGCCCTACCCCGCAGGGTTTTGCCGACCTCGTCGACGCCCTCGCCCGTGCCGGGGTCGACGCCCTGCAACTCCGAGACAAGCGGCTCTCGGGCCACGCGCTGGTGGAAAGAGCCCGCACGCTCGTCCGCATCGCAAAGCCGCTTGGCGTGCTCGCCATCGTTAACGACCGCCCCGACGTCGCGGCGGTCGCCGGCGCCGATGGGGTGCATGTCGGCCAAGACGACCTCGCCGTGAGTGACGCCCGCCGGATCGTTGGCCCCGACGCGTTAATCGGGGTCTCGACCCATTCGCTGGCTCAGGCCGGGCAAGCCGTCCGCGACGGGGCGGACTACCTCGGCGCAGGACCGACATTCGCCTCGCGCACAAAAGCGTTCGACGGACTGGCCGGCCTGGGCTACCTTCGTGAGGTTTCCCAGCAGGTGCGGTTGCCGACCTTCGCGATCGGGGGCATCGACGCAGACAACCTCCCCGAGGTGCTCGCCGCGGGCGCCACCCGCATTGCGGTCGGGGCCGCGGTGACCGCCGCCCCAGACCCCGCAGGGTCGGTGCTGGCGCTCAAGAGGCTGCTTTCGCCCCCCTCGGTTCCGGCTTCCAGCTCCCCTACCCCCTAA
- a CDS encoding mannose-1-phosphate guanylyltransferase, with protein sequence MTLLTMLHAILMAGGSGTRFWPASRLSTPKQLLSLVGGASMIRQTCDRFGDLAPPERQMVVTNRRLVAAVRDQLPDLPDGAIVGEPCKRDTAPCIGLAALLVTRIAGDPDATMLVSPADHVITPPEAFQAAVRQAVALVDERPGRIVTFGIKPTYPAEIFGYIQRGEAIAAESGGAPVYRVERFVEKPSAATAADYLKSGDFYWNSGIFVWRAQTILDALRERQPKMLAHLEKIVDAWQTPDRQSVFDREFTAIEGISVDYAVMEHATDVAVIEAPYEWDDLGGWQSLQRRLGEDENGNTIVGKHIGLNTTGSIVRSDDNHLVVTLGLKDCIVVHTPDATLVASKHDEESIRKVVKELETRGWSEHL encoded by the coding sequence TTGACGCTACTAACCATGCTGCACGCGATCTTGATGGCCGGCGGTTCCGGCACCCGATTCTGGCCGGCGAGCCGGCTCTCGACCCCCAAACAACTGCTCTCGCTGGTGGGTGGGGCTTCGATGATCCGTCAGACCTGCGACCGGTTCGGCGACCTCGCGCCCCCCGAGCGGCAGATGGTGGTCACCAACCGCAGGCTCGTCGCGGCGGTCCGGGATCAATTGCCGGACCTCCCCGATGGCGCCATCGTCGGCGAGCCCTGCAAGCGCGACACCGCGCCCTGCATCGGCTTGGCCGCGTTGCTGGTGACGCGCATCGCGGGCGACCCCGACGCAACGATGCTTGTCTCCCCCGCCGACCACGTGATCACCCCCCCCGAGGCGTTCCAGGCCGCCGTGCGACAGGCCGTTGCGCTGGTCGACGAACGACCGGGCCGGATCGTGACCTTCGGGATCAAGCCCACCTACCCGGCAGAGATCTTCGGCTACATCCAGCGCGGCGAAGCGATCGCGGCGGAATCGGGCGGCGCGCCGGTCTACCGGGTAGAGCGTTTTGTCGAGAAGCCCAGCGCCGCTACCGCCGCGGACTACCTCAAGTCGGGCGACTTCTACTGGAACAGCGGGATCTTTGTCTGGCGGGCGCAGACCATCCTCGACGCGCTGCGGGAGCGGCAGCCCAAGATGCTGGCTCACCTCGAGAAGATCGTCGACGCCTGGCAGACCCCCGACCGCCAGTCCGTGTTTGACCGCGAGTTTACGGCGATCGAAGGAATTAGCGTCGACTACGCCGTGATGGAGCACGCGACCGACGTCGCGGTGATCGAGGCGCCGTACGAGTGGGACGACCTCGGCGGCTGGCAGTCGTTGCAGCGGCGGTTGGGCGAGGACGAAAACGGCAACACGATCGTCGGCAAGCACATCGGGCTGAACACCACCGGGTCGATCGTCCGCTCGGACGACAACCACCTGGTGGTGACATTGGGCCTCAAGGACTGCATCGTCGTCCACACCCCCGACGCGACGCTGGTCGCCAGCAAGCACGACGAAGAGTCCATCCGCAAGGTCGTGAAAGAGCTCGAGACCCGGGGCTGGAGCGAGCACCTGTGA
- the ruvX gene encoding Holliday junction resolvase RuvX has translation MSPETTGSAARGRVGGVDYGTVRIGVAIGDLEVRMASPHENYTRRSTALDAQYFATLAREERLVRWVVGLPVHLDGGESQKSQEARRFGKWLQDETGLPVEFYDERYTSSQAEAMLQEAQLTKKKRKARLDALAAQIMLTAYLESGAQGQTDPGGID, from the coding sequence GTGAGCCCAGAGACCACGGGATCCGCAGCCAGGGGACGCGTCGGCGGGGTCGACTACGGCACCGTCCGCATCGGCGTGGCGATCGGGGACCTCGAGGTGCGGATGGCATCGCCGCACGAGAATTACACCCGTCGCAGCACGGCGCTCGACGCCCAGTACTTTGCCACCCTGGCCCGCGAGGAGCGGCTGGTCCGCTGGGTCGTGGGGCTGCCGGTGCACCTGGACGGCGGAGAGAGCCAAAAATCACAGGAGGCGCGTCGGTTCGGCAAGTGGCTGCAGGACGAAACGGGCCTGCCGGTAGAGTTCTACGACGAACGTTACACCAGCAGCCAGGCCGAGGCGATGCTGCAAGAAGCACAGCTCACCAAGAAGAAACGCAAGGCCAGGCTCGACGCCCTGGCGGCGCAAATCATGCTCACCGCCTACCTCGAGTCGGGGGCCCAGGGCCAAACCGACCCGGGCGGGATCGACTAA
- a CDS encoding SDR family oxidoreductase yields MTTRLVFGCGYLGLRVARLWREAGDDVVAVTRCPARVDPFRREGFTPLVADVTRPLPPLPEADTCLFAVGYDRGSDASIGEVYADGLRGVLSALPLSVRRVIYISSTGVYGDAAGAWVDETTPPDPRREGGRASLAAEEALRSSFFADRGVALRLAGIYGPGRAPFLENLRAGAPIPAVREGWLNLIHVDDAATAVLAAAAAQPVSSVYCVSDGRPPQRGDYYAEAARLIGGKPPVFVEPAEGTPRAARAAADKRVSNRRMTQELGCELRYADFRAGLAAILGSTAGSG; encoded by the coding sequence ATGACGACTCGGCTTGTCTTCGGTTGTGGCTACCTGGGGCTACGCGTCGCTCGCCTGTGGCGCGAGGCGGGCGACGACGTCGTGGCCGTCACCCGCTGCCCGGCAAGGGTCGATCCGTTTCGCCGAGAGGGCTTCACTCCCCTTGTCGCCGACGTGACCCGGCCGTTGCCGCCGCTTCCCGAGGCAGACACGTGCTTGTTCGCCGTGGGGTACGACCGCGGCAGTGACGCTTCGATCGGCGAGGTTTACGCCGATGGGCTACGCGGCGTGCTCTCCGCCCTGCCCCTGTCTGTCCGACGGGTCATCTACATCAGCTCGACCGGCGTGTACGGCGACGCCGCGGGCGCGTGGGTGGACGAAACAACCCCGCCCGATCCCCGCCGCGAGGGGGGGCGGGCCAGCCTGGCCGCGGAAGAAGCCTTGCGGTCCAGCTTTTTCGCGGATCGGGGCGTGGCGTTGCGTTTGGCGGGCATCTACGGCCCCGGGAGGGCGCCGTTTCTTGAAAACCTGCGGGCCGGCGCCCCGATCCCCGCCGTCCGCGAGGGCTGGCTCAACCTGATCCACGTCGACGACGCCGCAACGGCCGTGCTTGCGGCGGCCGCGGCCCAGCCCGTTTCTTCGGTCTATTGCGTCAGCGACGGCCGCCCCCCTCAACGCGGCGACTACTACGCAGAGGCCGCTCGGCTGATCGGGGGAAAGCCCCCCGTGTTCGTCGAACCAGCGGAAGGGACCCCCCGGGCCGCCCGGGCGGCGGCCGACAAGCGGGTCTCGAACCGCCGGATGACGC